Proteins co-encoded in one Stenotrophomonas maltophilia genomic window:
- a CDS encoding long-chain fatty acid--CoA ligase: MSLDRPWLQSYPKGVPAEIDVNEFHSVASVFDASVAKFRDRPAYSSFGKVLTYGETDALVEQFAAYLLGELKLKKGDRVALMMPNCLQYPIATFGVLRAGLTVVNVNPLYTARELKHQLVDAGVAALVVVDNFGDTVEQVIADTPVKHVVTTGLGDLLGGKGVIVNFVLKYVKKMVPNYHLKGAVRFKQALKLGSRHSLPKVEIDHDDIAFLQYTGGTTGVAKGAMLTNRNLIANMQQASAWISASGIEMGKEWIITALPLYHIFALTANGLVFMKFGGCNHLITNPRDMKGFVKELKSVRFTAITGVNTLFNGLLNTPGFDTVDFSSLKVTLGGGMAVQRAVAERWKKVTGVTLVEAYGLTETSPAACINPLTLTEYNGSIGLPIPSTDACIKDDNSAILPLGEVGELCIKGPQVMKGYWQRPDETAKAIDADGWLHTGDMARMDEHGFCYIVDRKKDMILVSGFNVYPNEVEDVIAMMPGVLEVAAVGVPDEKSGEVVKVVIVKKDPNLTAEMVKEHARANLTGYKHPKIVEFRKELPKTNVGKILRRELRDTPAQ; this comes from the coding sequence ATGAGTCTGGATCGTCCCTGGCTGCAGAGCTATCCGAAAGGCGTTCCCGCCGAAATCGACGTCAACGAATTCCATTCGGTCGCTTCGGTCTTCGACGCTTCCGTGGCCAAGTTCCGCGACCGCCCCGCCTACTCCAGCTTCGGCAAGGTGCTGACCTACGGCGAGACCGACGCGCTGGTCGAGCAGTTCGCGGCCTACCTGCTGGGTGAGCTCAAGCTCAAGAAGGGCGACCGCGTCGCCCTGATGATGCCCAACTGCCTGCAGTACCCCATCGCCACCTTCGGCGTGCTGCGCGCCGGCCTGACCGTGGTCAACGTCAACCCGCTGTACACCGCGCGCGAGCTCAAGCATCAGCTGGTCGACGCCGGCGTGGCCGCGCTGGTGGTGGTGGACAACTTCGGCGACACCGTCGAGCAGGTCATCGCCGATACGCCGGTCAAGCACGTGGTCACCACCGGCCTGGGCGACCTGCTCGGCGGCAAGGGCGTGATCGTCAACTTCGTGCTGAAGTACGTCAAGAAGATGGTCCCCAACTACCATCTCAAGGGTGCGGTGCGCTTCAAGCAGGCGCTCAAGCTGGGCAGCCGCCACAGCCTGCCCAAGGTCGAGATCGACCATGACGACATCGCCTTCCTGCAGTACACCGGTGGCACCACCGGCGTGGCCAAGGGCGCGATGCTGACCAACCGCAACCTGATCGCCAACATGCAGCAGGCCTCGGCCTGGATCAGTGCATCGGGCATCGAGATGGGCAAGGAGTGGATCATCACCGCCCTGCCGCTGTACCACATCTTCGCGCTGACGGCCAACGGCCTGGTCTTCATGAAGTTTGGTGGCTGCAACCACCTGATCACCAACCCACGCGACATGAAGGGCTTCGTCAAGGAGCTCAAGTCGGTACGCTTCACGGCCATCACCGGCGTCAACACGCTGTTCAACGGCCTGCTCAATACCCCCGGCTTCGATACGGTCGACTTCTCCTCGCTGAAGGTCACCCTGGGCGGCGGCATGGCCGTACAGCGCGCCGTCGCCGAGCGCTGGAAGAAGGTGACCGGCGTGACCCTGGTCGAGGCCTACGGCCTGACCGAAACCTCGCCCGCCGCCTGCATCAACCCGCTCACCCTGACCGAGTACAACGGCTCGATCGGCCTGCCGATTCCGTCCACCGATGCCTGCATCAAGGACGACAACAGCGCCATCCTGCCGTTGGGTGAGGTGGGCGAGCTGTGCATCAAGGGCCCGCAGGTCATGAAGGGCTACTGGCAGCGGCCGGACGAGACCGCAAAGGCCATCGACGCCGACGGCTGGCTGCACACCGGCGACATGGCAAGGATGGACGAGCACGGCTTCTGCTACATCGTCGACCGCAAGAAGGACATGATCCTGGTGTCCGGCTTCAACGTGTACCCGAACGAAGTCGAAGACGTCATCGCGATGATGCCGGGCGTGCTGGAAGTGGCTGCCGTGGGCGTGCCGGATGAGAAGTCCGGTGAAGTGGTCAAGGTGGTCATCGTGAAGAAGGACCCCAACCTGACCGCCGAAATGGTCAAGGAACACGCCAGGGCCAACCTGACCGGCTACAAGCACCCCAAAATCGTTGAATTCCGAAAGGAGCTGCCGAAGACCAACGTCGGCAAGATTCTTCGCCGCGAACTGCGAGATACGCCCGCCCAGTAA
- a CDS encoding response regulator has protein sequence MQGASVRSGRISSPADDPAWSKNQAEYALNIVIVDYQTSARTMLRHVIEDIAPELSVYDFGDPLTALAWCEAHPVDLLLLDYRMPEMDGLEFARRFRRLPKHRDIPVILITVVGDEPIRQAALEAGVIDFLVKPIRPRELRARCYNLLQLRQQTENVKQRALSLEQRLLASMHEVEERERETLSRLARAIEFRDAGTSAYLERMARVAGLIAEQLGLPEDDVRLIEMAAPLHDMGKIAIPDAVLLKQGKLNDEELAIMRRHPRIGHELLSGSQNRFIQVGALIALRHHERYDGSGYPDGLVGDAIPLEARIVAVADVFDALISPRPYKEAWTMEATLAYLYAQRGRLFDPRCVDALLRGREQLEHICAEHSMASARPGLGA, from the coding sequence ATGCAGGGTGCGAGCGTTCGCAGCGGCAGAATATCCTCGCCTGCTGATGATCCAGCATGGTCGAAAAACCAGGCAGAATATGCGTTGAACATCGTCATTGTTGACTACCAGACGTCCGCCAGGACGATGCTGCGCCATGTCATCGAAGACATCGCGCCCGAACTGAGCGTGTACGACTTCGGCGATCCGCTGACTGCATTGGCCTGGTGCGAAGCGCACCCGGTCGATCTGCTGCTGCTCGACTACCGCATGCCGGAAATGGACGGGCTGGAATTCGCCCGCCGCTTCCGGCGTCTGCCCAAGCACCGCGACATTCCGGTGATCCTGATTACCGTGGTGGGCGACGAGCCGATCCGGCAGGCGGCGCTGGAAGCGGGTGTCATCGATTTCCTGGTCAAGCCGATCCGTCCGCGCGAACTGCGCGCGCGCTGCTACAACCTGTTGCAGCTGCGCCAGCAGACCGAGAACGTGAAGCAGCGCGCCTTGTCGCTGGAACAGCGGTTGCTGGCGAGCATGCACGAGGTCGAGGAGCGCGAGCGCGAGACCCTCTCGCGGCTGGCGCGGGCGATCGAGTTCCGTGATGCCGGCACCAGTGCCTACCTGGAGCGCATGGCGCGCGTGGCCGGCCTGATCGCCGAACAGCTGGGTCTGCCCGAAGACGATGTGCGCCTGATCGAGATGGCCGCGCCGCTGCATGACATGGGCAAGATCGCCATTCCCGATGCGGTGCTGCTCAAGCAGGGCAAGCTCAACGACGAAGAACTGGCGATCATGCGCCGGCATCCGCGTATTGGCCACGAGCTGCTCAGCGGCAGCCAGAACCGCTTCATCCAGGTCGGCGCGTTGATCGCGCTGCGCCACCATGAACGCTACGACGGCAGCGGCTATCCCGATGGCCTGGTGGGTGATGCCATTCCGCTGGAGGCGCGCATCGTCGCCGTGGCCGATGTGTTTGACGCACTGATATCGCCACGCCCGTACAAGGAAGCGTGGACCATGGAAGCCACGCTGGCCTATCTGTATGCACAGCGCGGGCGCCTGTTCGACCCACGCTGCGTGGACGCACTGCTGCGCGGCCGCGAACAGCTCGAGCACATCTGTGCCGAGCACTCGATGGCATCGGCGCGGCCGGGGCTGGGCGCGTGA
- a CDS encoding crotonase/enoyl-CoA hydratase family protein, which produces MSTIEKLPTSGSPFATIRTEDSADGAAHWLFMHADAATGIRPCCRKDMLDEMWSYMAAITRGPAERNSGKLRHFVLASDAAAYNLGGDLDLFTRLIREGNRDLLLSYAQRCVEGVHHLHTGFGGDIRSIALIQGDALGGGLEMALACHTIVAEEGSGLGLPEVLFGLFPGMGAYSFLCRRVSPHLAEKIILDGRVYSAEEMYAMGVVDVLVKKGEGRAAVEDLIRQQQRIPQSYLAMNAARAIAQPVSYDELLEITKVWVDSALVLGDRSLRTMDRLIKAQTRRASLDAA; this is translated from the coding sequence ATGAGTACCATCGAAAAGCTGCCCACCAGCGGCTCCCCCTTTGCCACCATCCGTACCGAAGACAGCGCCGATGGCGCGGCCCACTGGCTGTTCATGCACGCCGACGCGGCCACCGGCATCCGCCCCTGCTGCCGCAAGGACATGCTGGATGAAATGTGGAGCTACATGGCCGCCATCACCCGTGGCCCGGCTGAACGCAACAGCGGCAAGCTGCGCCACTTCGTGCTGGCCTCCGACGCCGCCGCCTACAACCTGGGCGGCGACCTGGACCTGTTCACCCGCCTGATCCGTGAAGGCAACCGCGATCTTCTGCTCAGCTATGCCCAACGCTGCGTGGAGGGCGTACACCACCTGCACACCGGCTTCGGCGGCGACATCCGCTCGATTGCCCTGATCCAGGGTGACGCACTGGGCGGCGGCCTGGAAATGGCCCTGGCCTGCCACACCATCGTCGCCGAAGAAGGCAGCGGCCTGGGCCTGCCCGAAGTGCTGTTCGGGCTGTTCCCGGGCATGGGCGCCTATTCCTTCCTGTGCCGCCGTGTCTCCCCGCACCTGGCCGAGAAGATCATCCTGGACGGACGCGTCTACAGCGCCGAGGAGATGTACGCGATGGGCGTGGTGGACGTACTGGTGAAGAAGGGAGAAGGACGTGCGGCGGTGGAAGACCTGATCCGCCAGCAGCAGCGCATCCCGCAGTCGTACCTGGCAATGAACGCCGCGCGCGCCATCGCCCAGCCGGTCAGCTACGACGAACTGCTGGAAATCACCAAGGTCTGGGTCGACTCCGCCCTGGTTCTTGGCGACCGTTCGCTGCGCACCATGGATCGCCTGATCAAGGCCCAGACCCGTCGCGCCAGCCTCGACGCGGCCTGA
- a CDS encoding response regulator, with product MKRAWSRLRLRLSQRQDSEHGQQIVRIVLISLILAYVLLPAPRHDLPHAQYVGVLAIVLTGLSLSVLLFGWLLWRPGRSDPRRVLGMLADYGLIAAGMVQMGEPLAWVYIVVMWVTVGNGMRFGNHYLYVAVAMAMVSFGSTVLLTPYWERNFRLAIGLWLGLAAVPLYFSTLLRQLTEAMAEARRASEAKSRFLANMSHEFRTPLNGLNGMTEVLATTRLDDEQRECLNTIQASSRSLLALVEEVLDISAIEAGKLRVVAEDFALTDVIQAIGLILLPQAKAKRLDYRVKVADGVPPRLRGDVGHLRQILLNLAGNAVKFTDHGRVEIRVGVVHADTSGAVRLRFDILDTGIGVPPAMRPRLFDAFEQADVSMARRHEGTGLGTTIAKGLVEAMEGEIGYLDNPPRGSHFWVELPFAPPQPMVPGAVPTLAAGDETGQSGNVIAFADPFLRHRARVRSMQILVADDHEANRMVLQRLLQKAGHRVLCVDGGEAVLDALADSEFDAVIVDLHMPGMSGLDMLKELRVMQAGGGPRTPVLVLSADVTPEAIQRCTQAGAHAFLAKPVVAVRLLDTLAEIASNAQLKTMAAPVVRSSTALPEGVLDSSVLDELASLGMGEGFEREFIRQCLEDAATCMGKAEQSGEGAQWEVFREQAHAIKGVASNLGLMRAANRAGELMRMADWQLKAEWRTRLSILQEAIKEGRRALDARAERRLRSAADDGEAR from the coding sequence GTGAAACGCGCGTGGTCGCGGCTGCGACTGCGCCTGTCCCAGCGGCAGGACAGCGAGCATGGGCAACAGATCGTCCGCATCGTCCTGATCAGCCTGATCCTGGCCTACGTGCTGCTGCCGGCGCCGCGCCACGATCTGCCGCACGCGCAGTACGTGGGCGTGCTGGCCATCGTGCTGACCGGCCTGAGCCTGTCAGTGCTGCTGTTTGGCTGGCTGCTGTGGCGCCCCGGCCGTTCCGACCCGCGCCGCGTGCTGGGCATGCTGGCCGACTATGGCCTGATCGCCGCCGGCATGGTGCAGATGGGCGAGCCGCTGGCCTGGGTCTACATCGTGGTGATGTGGGTGACCGTCGGCAACGGCATGCGCTTTGGCAACCACTACCTGTATGTGGCGGTGGCCATGGCGATGGTCAGCTTCGGTTCCACTGTGCTGCTCACGCCCTACTGGGAGCGCAATTTCCGCCTGGCCATCGGCCTCTGGCTGGGGCTTGCGGCGGTGCCGTTGTATTTCTCGACGCTGCTGCGGCAGCTGACCGAAGCGATGGCCGAAGCGCGCCGCGCCAGCGAGGCCAAGAGCCGCTTCCTGGCCAACATGAGCCATGAATTCCGCACGCCGCTCAATGGCCTCAACGGCATGACCGAAGTGCTGGCCACCACGCGGCTGGATGACGAGCAGCGCGAATGCCTGAACACCATCCAGGCGTCGTCGCGCAGCCTGCTGGCCCTGGTCGAGGAGGTGCTGGACATCTCGGCGATCGAGGCCGGCAAGCTGCGGGTGGTGGCCGAGGACTTCGCGCTGACCGACGTCATCCAGGCCATCGGCCTGATCCTGCTGCCACAGGCCAAGGCCAAGCGCCTGGACTACCGGGTGAAGGTGGCCGACGGCGTCCCTCCGCGGCTGCGCGGCGATGTCGGGCACCTGCGCCAGATCCTGCTGAACCTGGCCGGCAATGCGGTCAAGTTCACCGATCACGGCCGCGTCGAGATCCGGGTGGGCGTGGTCCACGCCGACACCAGCGGCGCGGTGCGGCTACGTTTTGACATCCTCGATACCGGTATCGGCGTGCCCCCTGCGATGCGGCCGCGGCTGTTCGATGCGTTCGAGCAGGCCGATGTGAGCATGGCGCGCCGCCATGAAGGGACCGGCCTGGGCACGACCATCGCCAAGGGCCTGGTCGAAGCCATGGAGGGTGAGATCGGCTATCTGGACAACCCGCCGCGCGGCAGCCACTTCTGGGTTGAACTGCCGTTCGCGCCACCGCAGCCGATGGTGCCGGGCGCGGTACCGACCCTGGCCGCGGGCGACGAGACCGGCCAGAGTGGCAATGTGATCGCCTTTGCCGATCCGTTCCTGCGCCATCGCGCGCGGGTGCGCAGCATGCAGATCCTGGTGGCCGACGACCACGAGGCCAACCGCATGGTGCTGCAGCGGCTGCTGCAGAAGGCTGGACACCGCGTGCTGTGCGTGGATGGCGGTGAAGCGGTGCTCGACGCGCTGGCTGACAGCGAGTTCGATGCGGTGATCGTGGACCTGCACATGCCGGGCATGAGCGGACTGGACATGCTCAAGGAGCTGCGGGTGATGCAGGCCGGCGGCGGTCCGCGCACGCCGGTGCTGGTGCTCAGCGCCGATGTCACGCCCGAGGCGATCCAGCGCTGCACCCAGGCTGGGGCGCACGCGTTCCTGGCCAAGCCGGTGGTGGCCGTGCGCCTGCTCGACACCCTGGCCGAGATCGCCAGCAACGCGCAGTTGAAGACCATGGCTGCGCCCGTGGTGCGCTCATCCACCGCGTTGCCGGAGGGGGTGCTCGACAGCAGCGTGCTCGATGAGCTGGCCTCGCTGGGCATGGGCGAGGGATTCGAGCGCGAGTTCATCCGCCAGTGCCTGGAAGATGCGGCCACCTGCATGGGCAAGGCCGAGCAGTCCGGTGAGGGTGCGCAGTGGGAGGTCTTCCGCGAGCAGGCCCACGCGATCAAGGGCGTGGCCAGCAACCTGGGCCTGATGCGCGCGGCCAACCGGGCCGGTGAGCTGATGCGCATGGCCGATTGGCAGTTGAAGGCGGAATGGCGCACGCGCCTGTCGATCCTGCAGGAAGCGATCAAGGAAGGCCGCCGCGCGCTGGATGCGCGGGCCGAACGCCGGCTGCGCAGTGCTGCCGATGACGGTGAGGCGCGGTGA
- the lysS gene encoding lysine--tRNA ligase: MSEATDTPPVDENKLIAERREKLKALRGQGIAYPNDFRRQDFAGRLQEEFADAEQWTAEALEGNGRQVKMAGRLMAKRIMGKASFAQIQDESGRIQLFLQGAVLGDAYTAFKGWDVGDIIAVEGGLTRTKTGELSVKAESIRLLTKSLRPLPDKWHGLADVEQRYRQRYVDLIVTPESRAVFIKRSKIIRAMRAWLDNRDFLEVETPMMHYIPGGAAAKPFTTHHNALDLDLYLRVAPELYLKRLTVGGLERVYEINRNFRNEGVSTRHNPEFTMMELYEAYATYNEIMDLTEGVIRDVAQTVNGGTEVEWDGAKIDLGPAFRRWRMDEAVRHHNPEISAADCTDREALLRHCERLKIRVKPSYGWGKLLLEIFEATVEHTLIQPTFITDHPVEVSPLARANDNDPGYTDRFELFVNGKELANGFSELNDPEDQAQRFQAQVAAKEGGDDEAMHYDADYIRALEYGMAPTGGLGIGVDRLVMLLTGSSSIRDVLLFPYMRPEQ, from the coding sequence ATGAGCGAAGCTACCGATACCCCCCCCGTCGACGAAAACAAGTTGATCGCCGAGCGCCGTGAGAAACTCAAAGCGCTGCGTGGGCAGGGCATCGCGTACCCGAACGACTTCCGTCGCCAGGACTTCGCCGGTCGCCTGCAGGAAGAATTCGCCGATGCCGAACAGTGGACCGCCGAGGCGCTGGAAGGCAACGGTCGCCAGGTGAAGATGGCCGGCCGCCTGATGGCCAAGCGCATCATGGGCAAGGCCAGCTTCGCGCAGATCCAGGACGAGTCCGGCCGCATCCAGCTGTTCCTGCAGGGTGCGGTGCTGGGCGATGCCTACACCGCCTTCAAGGGCTGGGACGTGGGCGACATCATCGCCGTCGAAGGTGGCCTGACCCGCACCAAGACCGGCGAGCTGTCGGTGAAGGCCGAGTCGATCCGCCTGCTGACCAAGTCGCTGCGTCCGCTGCCGGACAAGTGGCACGGCCTGGCCGACGTCGAGCAGCGTTACCGCCAGCGTTACGTCGACCTGATCGTGACCCCGGAATCGCGCGCGGTCTTCATCAAGCGCTCCAAGATCATCCGCGCCATGCGCGCGTGGCTGGACAACCGCGACTTCCTGGAAGTCGAAACGCCGATGATGCATTACATCCCCGGCGGCGCGGCGGCCAAGCCGTTCACCACCCACCACAACGCGCTGGACCTGGACCTGTACCTGCGCGTGGCGCCGGAGCTGTACCTCAAGCGCCTGACCGTGGGTGGCCTGGAGCGGGTGTACGAGATCAACCGCAACTTCCGCAATGAAGGTGTCAGCACCCGCCACAACCCGGAATTCACCATGATGGAGCTGTACGAGGCCTATGCCACGTACAACGAGATCATGGACCTGACCGAGGGCGTCATCCGCGATGTGGCGCAGACCGTCAACGGTGGTACCGAAGTGGAATGGGACGGTGCGAAGATCGACCTGGGCCCGGCGTTCCGTCGCTGGCGCATGGACGAGGCGGTACGCCACCACAATCCGGAAATTTCCGCCGCCGACTGCACCGACCGCGAGGCGCTGCTGCGCCATTGCGAGCGCTTGAAGATCCGCGTCAAGCCGTCCTACGGCTGGGGCAAGCTGCTGCTGGAGATCTTCGAAGCCACCGTCGAGCACACCCTGATCCAGCCGACCTTCATCACCGATCACCCGGTCGAGGTCTCGCCGCTGGCCCGCGCCAACGACAATGACCCGGGTTATACCGACCGCTTCGAGCTGTTCGTCAACGGCAAGGAGCTGGCCAATGGCTTCTCCGAGCTGAACGACCCGGAAGACCAGGCCCAGCGTTTCCAGGCCCAGGTGGCCGCGAAGGAAGGCGGTGACGACGAGGCGATGCACTACGATGCCGACTACATCCGTGCGCTGGAGTACGGCATGGCCCCGACCGGCGGCCTGGGCATCGGCGTGGACCGCCTGGTGATGCTGCTGACCGGGAGCAGTTCGATCCGCGACGTACTGCTGTTCCCGTACATGCGTCCGGAGCAGTAA
- a CDS encoding acetolactate synthase large subunit has protein sequence MSKGSDLLVAALENEGVERIFGIPGEENLDVVESLRHSSIELVITRHEQAAVFMAATYGRLTGKPGVCLATLGPGALNFTTGAAYALLGAWPVIMITGQKGIVASKQARFQIVDIVSTMKPLTKQARQIVSARTIPTIVREAFRVAQEERPGPVLLELPEDIAADEVEGVALIPPHAVDRPIASPEALDRAAQIIRTAKRPLLMIASAASRPQSSEALSAFVLRAGIPFFTTQMGKGAVAGGSGLYMGTAALTERDYVHMAIDQADVIVTIGHEVTEKPPFVMRPGGPTVIHIGYSQAAVEQVYFPQVEVIGDIGRSLTQLADRIEGAVPNADALLPLRTTILEHLADRAEEAGFTPQRLVHDVRQVMPPDGIVALDNGMYKIWFARNYRTQVANTLLLDNALATMGAGLPSAIMASILYPQRRVLAVCGDGGFMMNSQELETARRLGLNLVVLILNDGAYGMIRWKQAVDGFTDYGMTFSNPDFVKYAQAYGCKGHEVTAIEQFIPTLEAAFNEGGVHLVSVPIDYSENQRVLVDELRQAFPGNG, from the coding sequence ATGTCCAAGGGTTCAGACCTGCTCGTCGCCGCGCTTGAGAACGAAGGCGTCGAGCGTATTTTCGGCATCCCCGGCGAGGAGAACCTCGACGTGGTCGAGTCCCTGCGCCATTCCAGCATCGAGCTGGTCATCACCCGCCACGAGCAGGCGGCGGTGTTCATGGCCGCCACCTATGGCCGGCTGACCGGCAAGCCCGGCGTATGCCTGGCCACGCTCGGTCCGGGCGCGCTCAACTTCACCACCGGCGCGGCCTACGCGCTGCTCGGTGCATGGCCGGTGATCATGATCACCGGGCAGAAAGGCATCGTCGCCAGCAAGCAGGCGCGCTTCCAGATCGTGGACATCGTCAGCACGATGAAGCCGCTGACCAAGCAGGCACGGCAGATCGTCTCGGCGCGCACCATCCCCACCATCGTGCGCGAGGCCTTCCGCGTCGCCCAGGAAGAGCGCCCCGGCCCGGTGCTGCTGGAGCTGCCCGAAGACATCGCCGCCGATGAGGTGGAGGGTGTGGCACTGATTCCGCCGCATGCGGTGGATCGGCCGATTGCCAGCCCGGAGGCGCTGGATCGCGCGGCGCAGATCATCCGCACTGCCAAGCGGCCGCTGCTGATGATCGCCTCGGCCGCCTCGCGGCCGCAGTCCAGCGAGGCGCTGTCGGCGTTCGTATTGCGCGCCGGCATTCCGTTCTTCACCACACAGATGGGCAAGGGCGCGGTGGCGGGTGGGTCGGGTCTGTACATGGGCACCGCCGCGCTGACCGAGCGCGATTACGTGCACATGGCCATCGACCAGGCAGACGTGATCGTGACCATCGGCCATGAGGTGACCGAGAAGCCGCCGTTCGTGATGCGCCCCGGTGGCCCGACGGTGATCCATATCGGCTATTCGCAGGCGGCGGTGGAGCAGGTGTACTTCCCGCAGGTGGAGGTGATCGGCGATATCGGCCGTTCGCTGACCCAGCTGGCCGATCGCATCGAAGGGGCGGTGCCGAACGCCGATGCGCTGCTGCCGCTGCGCACGACGATCCTGGAGCACCTGGCCGACCGTGCCGAGGAGGCCGGTTTCACCCCGCAGCGGCTGGTGCACGACGTGCGCCAGGTGATGCCGCCGGACGGCATCGTGGCGCTGGACAACGGCATGTACAAGATCTGGTTTGCGCGCAACTACCGCACCCAGGTGGCCAACACGCTGCTGCTGGACAATGCGCTGGCGACGATGGGCGCGGGCCTGCCGTCGGCGATCATGGCCTCGATCCTGTACCCGCAGCGTCGGGTGCTGGCGGTGTGCGGCGACGGCGGTTTCATGATGAACAGCCAGGAGCTGGAAACCGCGCGCCGGCTCGGCCTGAACCTGGTGGTGCTGATCCTCAACGACGGCGCCTATGGGATGATCCGCTGGAAGCAGGCGGTGGACGGCTTCACCGATTACGGCATGACCTTCAGCAATCCCGATTTCGTGAAGTATGCGCAGGCCTATGGCTGCAAGGGGCATGAGGTGACCGCCATCGAGCAGTTCATCCCGACGCTGGAGGCGGCGTTCAACGAGGGTGGGGTGCACCTGGTGTCGGTGCCGATCGACTATTCGGAGAACCAGCGGGTGCTGGTGGACGAACTGCGGCAGGCCTTCCCCGGAAACGGATGA
- a CDS encoding DUF2971 domain-containing protein, with the protein MAIADAAYPRQRNDKDMPIYAIAGCRKEVACSFLFLDGECMDTPRFLYKYMPLREEFFSNTMIRATPARGLNDPFEMQFNRVQVRDAVQALAKYFNAGGNSCGEIDDEYVRGQMEALEGEFDNLGVISFTEDFDNPLMWAHYADEHRGMVVEFDMSKPLFAGSCVQGEAGARMSRFGDRFPSSAFEFPEKVRYRREMPAFDRSEYADPDSSNEFHWRKFSRAILFTKAIDWMYEKEWRSVVELCEADSIASDDCIHIRGVCDGLDDVELTEPDVGRINVCFPIGFEMQDDVGDFGVRKEVHHLSANSDGPVIHLFRVDPAAISAIYFGRRADERECLKVLKGNRHLDHVERIFKMRVSNSEYRLTPEPHSKFWR; encoded by the coding sequence TTGGCTATTGCCGACGCTGCATATCCCCGCCAGCGCAATGATAAGGATATGCCAATCTACGCGATCGCTGGCTGTCGCAAAGAGGTTGCGTGCAGCTTTTTGTTTCTGGATGGTGAATGCATGGATACGCCAAGATTTCTTTACAAGTACATGCCTTTGAGGGAAGAGTTCTTCAGTAATACGATGATTCGTGCCACGCCTGCGCGCGGTCTCAATGATCCTTTTGAGATGCAGTTCAATAGGGTGCAGGTGCGGGATGCGGTCCAGGCGCTTGCCAAATACTTCAATGCTGGCGGCAATTCCTGCGGCGAGATCGACGACGAGTATGTTCGGGGTCAGATGGAGGCGCTCGAGGGTGAGTTCGATAATCTAGGGGTTATCTCCTTTACCGAGGATTTCGACAATCCCTTGATGTGGGCACACTACGCGGATGAGCACCGGGGGATGGTTGTTGAGTTCGATATGAGCAAGCCGCTCTTTGCTGGATCATGTGTTCAGGGTGAAGCTGGAGCGCGCATGAGTCGGTTTGGAGATCGATTTCCCTCCAGTGCTTTCGAGTTTCCAGAGAAGGTGAGATACAGGAGGGAGATGCCGGCATTTGACAGGTCTGAATACGCCGATCCCGATTCTTCCAATGAGTTTCATTGGAGGAAGTTCAGTCGGGCGATACTCTTCACGAAAGCAATTGACTGGATGTACGAGAAGGAGTGGCGCTCGGTTGTCGAGCTCTGTGAAGCCGATTCCATTGCGTCCGATGATTGCATTCATATCCGCGGTGTATGCGATGGGCTCGATGATGTCGAGCTCACCGAGCCGGACGTCGGGCGCATCAATGTCTGCTTTCCGATTGGATTTGAGATGCAGGACGATGTCGGTGACTTCGGTGTCAGGAAGGAAGTTCATCACCTTTCCGCGAATTCCGATGGTCCGGTGATCCACTTGTTCAGGGTGGATCCGGCGGCCATAAGCGCGATCTATTTTGGTCGACGCGCGGATGAGCGGGAATGCCTGAAGGTACTGAAGGGGAATCGTCACCTCGATCATGTGGAGCGGATATTCAAGATGCGCGTCAGCAACAGTGAATATCGGTTGACGCCCGAACCCCATTCGAAGTTTTGGAGATGA